A region of the Triplophysa rosa linkage group LG5, Trosa_1v2, whole genome shotgun sequence genome:
CAAAGACGTTGCAAAAGACAATTTAATGACAGTATTGTTGCTCTTATTTTGATACAAAGCGGGAATCAGCAGGGACGTGACAATATGATATTATATCAGTATCTGGGTCACGGCATGATAATATTGCAatgctttattttgtgtttttgtagaaGGTGGTCAATGAAGATCAATCTTTATTTTCCCGAAAATGAAGtaatgaaaatgtgaaaatataattgTAATTTCTCAATACTTTGAAATATACCCCtgcttaatttttttactaCCGTCTTGCTTATAATTTCCAtataaacatttctaaagaTTTCTACATTTCTAAACATATCTCCTTAAAACAGTCGTTTGTGCAATGCCCATCCCACTTTGAGGACCATAGACATGTTCTACTTCAGAGGACCTTCTCAAGTTGGAGATCGGTTGATTCTGAAAGCCATTGTCAACAACACATTCAAGAACAGGTGGGCCTGCAGTTGAGGCATATAAGCACTAAATGTCTTACAACTGGTTTATCATGTCATACAATTTGTTTATCTGTGGTTGAacagtatggaagtaggcgtaTGTGCTGAAGCCTATCAAGGAGAGGAACCTCTGAGACACATTAATAGTGCTTTCATGACATTTGAGGTGCTGGATGAAAATGGAAGGCCACGCCCACTGCCTACTATAAAACCTGAACCTCAGGTGAGGAATCACAATGCGAATGATCATTGATTTTTATTCCAACTTCAATTTTCTGAACAGAATTAACAGCTGGTTCTGTATCAGGaagcattttaattttacttacaAACCTCAATAAATGCCTTTCTTGGATATAATGCAATTAATATCTGGACTGTGTAAATGAGTTTTAAATTGAAGAATAATTTTCCCTCTGAATGTTTGACAGGAGGGTAAGAGGAGATACCAAGAAGCTCTTGCCAGGAAGAAGATTCGACTTGATAggttacatatttttttatacacaTTGTTAACAAGATTGTTTTTATAATCtcacaaaacaaaaaggaagaGACTGTAGTATCCAAAGCAGACCTACAGATGGCACTGTCACAGTGCATCTCTATTATTAATAACGATGCTGTAGAGCCTCTATAGCCCTTTGAAGGtcagaattgtatttttttaataaggaAGTGTTGAATAATTCAAGAATTTCATTGGGAAATATTTTTACCGCAGTTTCTCCCCCAAAATATGACCCTTACCTGTTTTATGGCTATTTAGGATGTACATCATCACATGTAAGCAGACTGAAGTGCCACTGTCTGTCCCCTGGGACCCCAGTAACCAGGTAACCCTCCCCTAGATGAGTTTTGTGGTTTTTGTCCATGTCTGTTCGCTTTTAAGCCATCTGCGTAGTGTACTACTAAAAGTTcagttatataaatattaaatatcgaTGACTCATATACTAcacagttttgtaaaaaaaagtataaaacaagTATGAGTATTCAGAAGTCAATATGTCTACACAGGAAGAAAAAAAGGTATCTTGGGATCTTTAGAAATATTTACCACTAAAATCTCTGGCAAAATTGCAAAAACGGAACAAAAGAAAGTGTCAAAAACAACTAAACTCTCTCACATTTTGATGAAGGTTAACATCACacgaaacaaaaaataaaataaacagacacCATGAGAGCCAAAATTTGACTTGGcacaaaaataattgtttgtacatttaattgcacatttacaaaaaagcaaaaatggaCTCAATGTTTACTTCTGCGTGTAATCAGATATGGTATTAAGTTACACCTTGGTGGTTTACATTGGCAGAACATGTTGGTacaacaaatgtttttcttacaCACATTGTTTAGAGTGTGTTTTACTCACTTGTGTTGCTTACACTGTAGAGTATCTCCTCTCTGAGCTTGTTCTCTATATAACATCATTCCTGTGTATATGGACAGAATTGCAAATGATATTCTCATTTTCAGGTATATCTGAGTTATAACAACGTGTCTGCTCTGAAGATGCTTGCAGCCAAAAACAACTGGGTTCTTACCTCAAAGAAGAACCACGTAAGGCCGGTTTCTATATGTTACACATCATAGAGTTCACACAGCAGCAGAAACTCACTGTACTGTATTACTTTGCATTGGGCAGGTGAGTCTGTATACAGTGGAGGAGAATCAGAGCTTGTGTTTCAGGGTGGAGTCTGAGGTGGATGTCCCAGCACACAGAGCATTCACCCTCGTCTCAGATCTCAGCCGTAGACAAGAGTGGGACCAACATTACACGTGAGACAAAATTACAACATGAAACCTTGAATGACTATCATGTGATTCTGGAAAAGCATTCAGTTTCCCAGTgactttatactgtatgtgtgtgttgttttactaTGTTTTAGTTTGTGCGAGCTGCTCATCAGGGTGGATGAGGATGATGTCATCTATCGAGTTGTCACACCCTCGGTTGGTGACAATGGAAAAGCTCAGGACTTCATTTTACTGGCTTCTAGAAGACCACCCTGTGATAGCGGGTGATGACACTTTTAATAAGTCCAGATTTAACAGCATAATATGACAAAAACTTGAGGGACTTATACACATTTAGACTACAAAAGTGTATTGAGAAATAGtgtcagtattttttatttttttagggaTCCGTATGTCATTGCCCTACGATCAGTCTCTCTGCCTACTCACCCACCCATAGAGGGCTTCAACAGGGGTGAGGTGGTCTGCGCTGGTTTCACTATTTATGTGGTGTCAGAAAGTGTCTCTAAGGTAGGacatcaaaacacaaaacacctgAAAGGTTGAAGTCCTTCATAAGCGGTCAGAATGCACAGAAAGTCTTCTGACagggttttcattttttgccctCAGATTTCCTATTATAATCAGGCCAGTCCAGGAGTGCTGCCATACATCTCCACCGATATCGCAGGGCTCTCCTCCAGCTTTTACTCAACGTTCTGCGCAT
Encoded here:
- the acot11a gene encoding acyl-coenzyme A thioesterase 11; translation: MASECLQDLHIEDEEQRHISTKVKMSQIVLPCHANHCGELSVGQLLKWMDCTACLSAERHAGCPCVTASVDDIYFEHTIGVGQVVNIKAKVNRAFNSSMEVGIEVNCEDLYSGRHSRVCQAFATFVARRTGTSKVQLKQVVPRTHREQVEHSLAAERRRMRLIHHDIMQDLLNNKNFQKSISEEADSRDEDEAVDTERTRVESVELVLPPHANHQVNTFGGQIMAWMENVATIAASRLCNAHPTLRTIDMFYFRGPSQVGDRLILKAIVNNTFKNSMEVGVCAEAYQGEEPLRHINSAFMTFEVLDENGRPRPLPTIKPEPQEGKRRYQEALARKKIRLDRMYIITCKQTEVPLSVPWDPSNQVYLSYNNVSALKMLAAKNNWVLTSKKNHVSLYTVEENQSLCFRVESEVDVPAHRAFTLVSDLSRRQEWDQHYTLCELLIRVDEDDVIYRVVTPSVGDNGKAQDFILLASRRPPCDSGDPYVIALRSVSLPTHPPIEGFNRGEVVCAGFTIYVVSESVSKISYYNQASPGVLPYISTDIAGLSSSFYSTFCACSRYLLENRVSLSAHTSDTSSQSAVGLNTPL